The Carnobacterium mobile DSM 4848 genome includes a window with the following:
- a CDS encoding NAD(P)/FAD-dependent oxidoreductase has translation MNNKTSIAIVGAGIVGATTAFYLSAAGYAVTIYDEGTGQATSAAAGIICPWLSQRRNKQWYQLAAAGAAFYPTLLHDLNEDISHSAIYRQVGTLVFKKTPNLLTKLEKIALKRRESAPEIGELSILSPAEIKAKLPLLKTEQSALFASGGARVDGALLTKKLVNAAISNGADYFAEKAQLTVSPSGTYTIATPTHTKSFSAVVLATGAWLPEILQPLGFSVDIRPQKGQLIHLEVEQETENWPVVMPDGEKDMIPFPNGRIVIGATHENDEGYDLTPTEEKLTVMLKEAAELAPSLAKATIKETRVGTRAFTSDFAPFFGEIPESPSLYVASGLGSSGLTSGPIIGRILTQLILNEPTDLPVSDYPVARYIQKD, from the coding sequence ATGAACAACAAAACATCCATTGCAATTGTAGGCGCTGGCATTGTGGGAGCAACCACTGCCTTTTATCTTAGCGCTGCAGGTTATGCGGTCACAATTTACGATGAAGGAACTGGGCAAGCGACTTCAGCTGCAGCGGGAATTATTTGCCCTTGGCTCTCCCAACGTCGCAACAAACAATGGTACCAATTAGCCGCTGCTGGTGCAGCTTTTTACCCAACATTACTGCATGATTTAAATGAAGATATTTCCCATTCTGCTATTTATCGTCAAGTTGGAACGTTAGTCTTTAAAAAAACGCCTAATTTATTAACAAAACTTGAAAAAATAGCGTTAAAACGACGAGAAAGTGCTCCGGAGATTGGCGAACTATCCATTCTTTCACCCGCTGAAATTAAAGCCAAGCTGCCTTTGTTAAAAACGGAACAATCGGCTTTATTTGCTTCTGGCGGAGCACGAGTTGATGGGGCATTGCTGACTAAAAAACTAGTGAATGCAGCTATTTCGAATGGAGCAGATTATTTTGCTGAGAAAGCTCAGTTAACGGTATCCCCGAGCGGTACTTATACTATTGCAACACCTACACATACTAAATCATTTTCTGCTGTCGTTTTAGCAACAGGTGCTTGGTTACCGGAAATTTTACAGCCTTTAGGTTTTTCTGTCGACATCCGTCCACAAAAAGGACAGTTGATTCATTTGGAAGTAGAGCAAGAAACTGAAAACTGGCCTGTAGTCATGCCAGATGGAGAGAAAGATATGATTCCTTTTCCAAATGGACGGATCGTGATTGGAGCTACTCATGAAAATGATGAAGGATATGATTTGACACCCACTGAGGAAAAGCTAACTGTTATGTTGAAAGAAGCTGCCGAATTGGCTCCTAGCTTAGCTAAAGCGACGATCAAAGAAACGCGTGTTGGTACACGTGCTTTTACTTCTGACTTTGCGCCTTTCTTCGGCGAAATCCCTGAATCACCTAGCTTATATGTAGCCAGCGGGTTAGGATCTTCAGGCTTAACTTCAGGACCAATTATTGGCCGTATCTTAACTCAATTAATTCTGAATGAACCAACTGATTTACCTGTATCTGATTATCCTGTAGCTCGTTATATTCAAAAAGATTAA
- a CDS encoding FAD-dependent oxidoreductase codes for MKVIVVGTSHAGYEAIETLLKEQPDAELHLYERGTTASFLSCGIQSYLEGISESLDRLHYATEKSYLEQKVTIHMNSDVIGIDPAGKKITVKTENEETEESYDKLIITPGAVPIELPIPGADCENIFYVRGRDWAAKIKERMKKAKKAVVVGGGYIGIEVAEAFAKAGIETTVVDALDRVLATYLDTEFTDTLEAHMEQKGLKVRTGEMVKEIQDDKGSVAKVITDKGEYEADTVIMAVGVRPNTKWLQGIVELNEDGTVVIDDYMETSQKDIFAAGDATKVPFAPSNGSKLIALASNARRQGVIAAKNIMEKEVKMPAVSGTSGLSLFDYNFASTGVKDCDSDTIEAEVASTYVEERIRPAFMGDEDSVLMKIHFEKDSHRIVGAQLMSTYDITAAINTLSVCISAEWTLEQLALADFFFQPGYNRPWNFLNVLAQEALGETFGSDKMLF; via the coding sequence TTGAAAGTTATTGTAGTAGGAACATCTCACGCTGGTTATGAGGCAATCGAAACATTATTGAAGGAACAACCCGATGCAGAATTGCATTTATATGAACGAGGGACAACCGCTTCATTTTTATCTTGCGGAATTCAAAGCTACTTAGAAGGTATTTCGGAATCGTTGGATCGTCTACATTATGCAACAGAGAAATCATACTTAGAACAAAAGGTAACGATTCATATGAACAGCGATGTTATAGGCATTGATCCAGCTGGCAAGAAAATCACTGTTAAAACAGAAAACGAAGAAACAGAAGAAAGCTATGATAAGTTGATCATCACCCCTGGAGCTGTTCCGATAGAACTACCGATTCCAGGAGCGGATTGTGAGAATATTTTTTATGTACGTGGCCGCGACTGGGCAGCCAAAATCAAGGAACGTATGAAGAAAGCGAAAAAAGCCGTTGTTGTCGGCGGAGGCTATATTGGTATTGAAGTAGCGGAAGCATTTGCTAAAGCTGGTATCGAAACAACGGTTGTTGATGCTTTAGACCGCGTTTTGGCTACTTATTTAGACACAGAATTTACCGATACTTTAGAAGCCCATATGGAACAAAAAGGATTAAAAGTCCGTACTGGAGAAATGGTAAAAGAAATCCAAGATGATAAAGGTTCAGTTGCTAAAGTTATTACTGATAAAGGGGAATACGAAGCAGATACGGTGATCATGGCGGTTGGTGTTCGTCCTAATACGAAATGGCTTCAAGGAATCGTTGAATTGAACGAAGATGGTACTGTTGTTATTGATGACTACATGGAGACGTCACAAAAAGATATTTTTGCAGCTGGAGATGCGACAAAAGTTCCTTTTGCTCCAAGTAACGGGTCAAAATTGATTGCATTGGCATCCAACGCTCGCCGTCAAGGTGTGATTGCAGCGAAAAATATCATGGAGAAAGAAGTTAAAATGCCAGCTGTTTCCGGTACTTCTGGTCTTTCTTTGTTTGATTATAACTTTGCTTCTACAGGAGTCAAAGACTGTGATAGCGATACTATAGAAGCTGAAGTAGCTAGCACATATGTTGAAGAGAGAATCCGTCCCGCATTTATGGGCGACGAAGATTCTGTATTGATGAAAATCCATTTCGAAAAAGACAGCCATCGAATCGTTGGGGCTCAACTGATGTCAACATATGATATCACAGCGGCGATCAATACCTTGTCAGTGTGTATTTCAGCAGAATGGACATTGGAACAGCTTGCTCTTGCGGATTTCTTCTTCCAGCCAGGCTACAATCGTCCATGGAACTTCCTGAACGTTCTCGCACAAGAAGCACTGGGTGAGACTTTTGGAAGCGATAAAATGTTGTTCTGA
- a CDS encoding MFS transporter: MNSKTIAAWKNPIILLVTIGIANIGEWIYFIALNLAVLESSGNNALAVTGLYIMQPLATVLTNFWAGSLIDRLNKRTLLIALNLIRAGVIALLPFFSSLWIVYFIVFTLGSANAVFQPTSMSYITRTLAAAQIKKFNSFRSLIDSGAFLIGPAVAGILLAFGTPNFAILTNAAALFSAGVLTLFLPNVETISEKALHEKLSLNMLKADFKAVQSFSLSYRLIMKIYFSFSGITVMATALDSLEATFSISVLNLSNQEYGFLVSVAGAGILVGSIATVAVADSLSLALMMGGGTLLVSIGYLIYAFSTSFIAASIGFFVLAFSLAFANTGFQSFYQLNIPVDLMGRIGSLYGLVESLFTMIMILLFGITTQFMTLRSIIILGSLGTLSISLILWKASSKKVETNFELID; the protein is encoded by the coding sequence ATGAACAGTAAAACAATAGCAGCTTGGAAAAATCCTATTATTTTATTAGTAACCATCGGGATAGCAAATATTGGAGAGTGGATTTATTTTATTGCGCTTAATTTAGCTGTCTTAGAAAGTAGCGGCAACAATGCGCTTGCTGTCACAGGGCTTTATATTATGCAACCTTTAGCCACTGTGCTGACTAATTTTTGGGCAGGCAGTTTGATTGATCGTTTGAATAAACGCACTCTTCTCATTGCTCTGAATTTAATTCGTGCTGGAGTGATTGCTTTGCTTCCCTTTTTCTCTTCTCTTTGGATCGTTTATTTTATTGTTTTTACCTTAGGCAGTGCCAATGCTGTTTTCCAACCGACTTCCATGTCTTATATCACACGTACTTTGGCCGCTGCACAAATCAAAAAATTTAATTCCTTTCGCAGCTTAATCGATTCAGGAGCATTTCTAATTGGCCCAGCAGTAGCCGGAATACTTTTAGCATTTGGAACACCAAACTTTGCTATTTTGACAAATGCTGCAGCTTTATTTTCAGCTGGTGTTCTAACTTTATTTTTGCCTAATGTTGAAACCATAAGTGAAAAAGCCTTACATGAAAAGCTCTCTTTAAATATGCTGAAAGCTGATTTCAAAGCTGTTCAATCGTTTAGTTTAAGCTATCGTTTAATTATGAAAATTTACTTCTCTTTTAGCGGAATAACCGTCATGGCTACCGCGTTGGATTCCCTCGAAGCAACCTTTTCAATCAGTGTATTAAACTTATCCAATCAAGAGTATGGATTTTTAGTTAGTGTAGCTGGTGCTGGAATTTTAGTAGGATCGATAGCCACAGTAGCAGTAGCTGATTCTCTTTCGTTAGCTCTGATGATGGGCGGAGGGACTCTTTTGGTTTCTATTGGTTATCTCATTTATGCCTTTTCAACTTCCTTTATTGCTGCTAGTATCGGCTTTTTTGTTTTAGCCTTTTCTCTAGCTTTTGCAAATACAGGCTTTCAATCCTTTTACCAGTTAAACATTCCAGTTGATCTTATGGGCAGAATCGGCAGTCTGTACGGATTAGTTGAATCGCTCTTTACTATGATAATGATTTTATTATTCGGAATCACCACTCAATTCATGACTCTTAGGAGCATCATCATCCTTGGTTCTTTAGGAACTCTTTCTATCTCCTTAATTTTATGGAAAGCCAGCAGCAAAAAAGTAGAAACAAATTTTGAGTTGATAGACTAA
- a CDS encoding helix-turn-helix domain-containing protein, which yields MAIILRLDRVMADRKMSLNELSEKVGIANVNLSKIKTGKVSAIRFSTLNAICKVLDCQPGDILEYTPDE from the coding sequence ATGGCGATTATTTTAAGATTAGACCGAGTTATGGCAGATAGAAAGATGTCCTTAAATGAGCTGTCTGAAAAAGTTGGCATTGCAAATGTTAATCTCTCCAAAATCAAAACAGGTAAAGTTAGTGCTATCCGATTCTCAACGCTAAATGCCATCTGCAAAGTTTTGGATTGCCAACCGGGAGACATTCTCGAATATACACCTGATGAATAA
- a CDS encoding DUF2975 domain-containing protein, producing MNKKIIFTSKLLNIFLKFLGILSVFIIVLFIVGAKFGFMKVSDFELTQSSFPLFGMGYSSTTNVELVQLREGYIIFSIGIIVSMIYAVLFFVASSIFSDISNGESPFKKLQVKRLKRVSWLFTSTIFIPLILQNVLHWILIPGGYYFISLGGTELVTAIIFYILAEIFAYGAALQREVDETL from the coding sequence GTGAATAAAAAAATTATCTTTACAAGTAAACTATTGAATATCTTTTTGAAATTCCTGGGGATATTGAGTGTTTTTATAATTGTCTTATTTATTGTCGGCGCTAAGTTTGGGTTTATGAAGGTGTCAGATTTTGAATTAACGCAAAGTTCTTTTCCGCTTTTCGGTATGGGATATAGCTCTACCACTAATGTAGAACTAGTGCAGCTAAGAGAAGGATACATCATATTTAGTATTGGAATAATAGTGAGTATGATTTATGCAGTTCTATTTTTTGTAGCGAGTTCTATTTTTAGCGATATCTCAAATGGTGAATCTCCATTTAAAAAATTGCAAGTAAAGCGGCTAAAAAGAGTTTCTTGGCTGTTTACCAGTACGATTTTTATTCCCCTCATTTTACAAAATGTTCTTCATTGGATCCTAATTCCAGGTGGATACTATTTTATTAGTTTAGGAGGGACAGAGTTGGTTACAGCCATTATTTTTTATATTTTAGCCGAAATTTTTGCTTATGGTGCAGCATTGCAAAGAGAAGTAGATGAGACATTATAG
- a CDS encoding SDR family oxidoreductase codes for MVQETYLITGAGTGFGKGIAFGLAEQGKKVIAGVETMSEVSALEKEAQEKKVDIQVEKLDVTNPADRERAWTWDVDVLLNNAGVSEGGSLADIPEERLRNQFEVNVFGPILLTQKFAKAMAKKQRGKIVFMSSVSGLMADPLSGPYGGSKFTLEAFAESLSKELQEFKVQVAVINPGPYLTGFNDREFEAWRMWRDNPEERLFDYEQLAFPYEQMDPEDVIKEAIKVLTGETKDYRNVVPKAMVPMVKKRQKELWDKKYDENLGERNELVQKSIDIEPATTPVKGIVNKIKDKL; via the coding sequence ATGGTACAAGAAACGTATTTGATTACAGGTGCAGGAACTGGATTTGGAAAAGGTATCGCTTTCGGTTTAGCAGAACAAGGGAAAAAGGTCATTGCCGGAGTTGAAACGATGTCAGAAGTGTCAGCGCTTGAAAAAGAAGCACAAGAAAAGAAGGTTGACATCCAAGTTGAAAAATTAGATGTGACTAACCCAGCTGATAGAGAAAGAGCGTGGACATGGGATGTAGATGTGTTACTGAATAACGCTGGAGTTTCTGAAGGCGGATCATTAGCAGATATACCAGAAGAACGTTTGCGGAATCAATTTGAAGTGAATGTATTCGGACCCATTCTATTGACTCAAAAATTTGCTAAAGCAATGGCGAAAAAACAAAGAGGGAAAATCGTCTTTATGTCTTCGGTTTCCGGTCTGATGGCAGATCCGCTATCTGGACCTTATGGGGGATCGAAATTTACGTTGGAAGCTTTTGCTGAATCGCTTAGCAAAGAACTACAAGAATTCAAGGTGCAAGTGGCGGTGATCAACCCAGGGCCTTACTTAACTGGGTTCAATGACCGCGAATTTGAGGCATGGAGAATGTGGCGTGACAATCCGGAAGAACGGCTTTTTGATTATGAACAGCTGGCTTTTCCTTATGAACAAATGGATCCAGAAGACGTCATCAAAGAAGCCATCAAAGTATTGACTGGTGAAACGAAAGATTACCGAAACGTTGTTCCAAAAGCAATGGTACCAATGGTCAAGAAGAGACAAAAAGAGTTATGGGATAAAAAGTACGATGAGAATTTGGGAGAAAGAAATGAACTGGTTCAAAAGTCAATCGACATTGAACCCGCTACGACTCCTGTCAAAGGTATCGTAAATAAGATAAAAGACAAGTTGTGA
- a CDS encoding linear amide C-N hydrolase: MCTTIGFSYPEGIVFGRTLEVSVKLDNKILYIPKNNKEFLKIKDRTFATKYATIGTGFFNIASLGDGINEMGLMGSSNLFPGYASFAKEAVEGKINTITSTAFDYLLSRCKDVAEVREEAEKLVLLEKDREGELQATSNHFFFMDAEGGKIVLEPKNGHLVPYDNPYGVLTNAPEFHWHETNLKNYLNIRPENIETKDFNGTVLSKFGEGSGAVGLPGDFTPPSRFVRSAFFVAHTPKDLERQAAILQGFRILSQADIPTGAVVDLKEGHKDETLYTSIMDTKSKAYFIKHHDNITIQPFYLEDYQDKSDITFIEIKKEMTL; this comes from the coding sequence ATGTGCACAACAATTGGCTTTTCTTACCCAGAAGGAATAGTTTTTGGTAGGACTTTAGAAGTTAGCGTAAAATTAGATAACAAGATTCTTTATATTCCAAAAAACAATAAAGAGTTCCTCAAAATAAAAGATAGAACATTTGCCACAAAGTATGCAACTATCGGAACCGGCTTCTTTAACATTGCTTCTTTAGGAGATGGAATCAATGAGATGGGACTAATGGGTTCCAGCAATTTGTTTCCAGGCTATGCTTCATTTGCGAAAGAAGCTGTAGAAGGGAAAATAAATACCATTACATCAACAGCTTTTGATTATTTGTTGAGCAGATGCAAAGATGTTGCTGAAGTAAGAGAAGAAGCTGAAAAACTTGTTTTATTGGAAAAAGATAGAGAAGGAGAACTGCAAGCAACGAGCAATCATTTCTTTTTTATGGATGCTGAAGGTGGAAAAATTGTTTTAGAGCCAAAAAACGGACACCTGGTTCCTTATGATAATCCTTATGGTGTTTTGACGAATGCTCCCGAATTCCATTGGCATGAAACAAACTTGAAGAATTACTTAAATATCAGACCAGAAAATATTGAAACCAAAGACTTTAATGGGACTGTACTTTCCAAGTTTGGGGAAGGAAGCGGAGCAGTTGGTCTTCCAGGTGATTTTACACCACCATCGCGTTTTGTCCGTTCTGCTTTTTTTGTAGCTCACACACCGAAAGATTTAGAACGTCAAGCTGCTATCTTACAGGGCTTTCGTATCTTATCACAAGCCGATATCCCGACAGGCGCGGTAGTAGATCTCAAAGAAGGACATAAAGATGAAACTTTATATACATCGATCATGGATACTAAATCAAAAGCTTACTTTATCAAGCACCATGATAATATCACAATTCAACCATTCTATCTTGAAGACTATCAAGATAAATCAGATATTACCTTTATTGAAATTAAAAAAGAAATGACTTTATAA
- the asnB gene encoding asparagine synthase (glutamine-hydrolyzing): MCGFVGYISNKKHTIEEKQKTKVQKMNKRIVHRGPDEEGYYSDDTIALGFRRLSIIDIEKGHQPLSYEEERYWIIFNGEIYNYIELRDELVGKGYTFQTDSDTEVIIAAYSAYKEKVTSKLRGMFAFVIWDKLEKTFFGARDHFGIKPFYYAVENQGLYVASEKKSILKVIKDRQLDEVALQNYLTFQYIPGLETMHQSIKELAPGHFITKKLNEEVKITKYWQADFLPVAKSEETFAKEIRASLYDSIEKHMRSDVTVGSFLSGGIDSSIIVAIAREFNPKLKTLSVGFEREGYNEINLAEETAEELRVDNFSYTITAQEFMDEFPRFVWHMDDPLADPAAVPQFFLSRLAREHVKVALSGEGADELFGGYGIYNEPHALRMFNHTGKVTNQAINRLAKLMPEGVKGKSFLLRGTIPLENRYVGNAKIFEEAEKKKLLKNYNVRYPYHEVTKPFYEQTLGYHPVDRMQLIDINTWLSGDLLLNADRTTMAHSLELRTPFLDKEVFEVARQIPANLRIAHGTTKYILRKAVEGIVPEDVIYRKKLGFPVPIRHWLKDEMYDWALTIIKESQTEHLLNKSYIVDLLDKHRTGKIDYSRKIWTALTFMVWHRIYVEKSQEFLTEPLTYAVKQ; encoded by the coding sequence ATGTGCGGATTTGTTGGGTATATTTCAAATAAAAAACACACGATAGAAGAGAAGCAAAAGACAAAAGTTCAAAAAATGAATAAAAGAATTGTGCATAGAGGTCCGGATGAAGAGGGCTATTATAGTGATGATACCATCGCTTTAGGGTTTAGAAGATTAAGTATTATCGATATTGAGAAAGGCCATCAACCTTTGTCCTATGAAGAAGAACGTTACTGGATTATTTTTAATGGCGAGATCTATAACTACATAGAACTTCGAGATGAATTGGTTGGAAAGGGCTATACGTTTCAAACGGACAGTGATACAGAAGTAATCATTGCAGCTTATTCAGCCTATAAAGAAAAAGTAACCAGCAAGTTAAGAGGGATGTTTGCATTCGTTATCTGGGATAAACTAGAAAAAACTTTTTTTGGTGCTCGTGATCATTTTGGTATCAAGCCATTTTATTATGCAGTAGAAAATCAAGGGTTGTATGTAGCCTCTGAGAAAAAATCGATTTTAAAGGTTATCAAAGACCGTCAATTAGACGAAGTAGCTTTGCAGAATTACTTGACCTTTCAATATATTCCTGGACTGGAAACCATGCATCAATCCATTAAGGAACTTGCACCTGGTCATTTTATTACGAAAAAACTGAATGAAGAAGTTAAAATCACTAAATATTGGCAAGCAGATTTTTTGCCCGTTGCTAAATCAGAAGAAACATTTGCAAAAGAAATCAGAGCAAGTTTATATGATTCAATTGAGAAGCATATGCGATCAGATGTTACAGTTGGTTCGTTTTTATCAGGAGGAATTGATTCTTCTATTATTGTTGCAATTGCGCGAGAATTTAACCCTAAGTTAAAAACGTTATCGGTCGGATTTGAAAGAGAAGGTTACAATGAAATCAATTTGGCTGAAGAAACCGCTGAAGAACTGAGAGTAGACAATTTTAGTTATACGATTACTGCCCAAGAATTTATGGATGAATTTCCGCGTTTTGTTTGGCATATGGATGATCCTTTAGCAGACCCGGCTGCCGTGCCGCAGTTCTTTTTATCCAGATTAGCTCGCGAACATGTGAAAGTCGCTTTGTCTGGCGAAGGCGCAGATGAGTTATTTGGCGGGTATGGGATTTATAACGAACCGCATGCTTTAAGAATGTTTAATCACACTGGGAAGGTTACCAATCAAGCGATTAACAGACTAGCGAAGCTGATGCCAGAAGGGGTCAAAGGGAAAAGCTTCCTTTTAAGAGGAACGATTCCTTTAGAGAACCGGTACGTGGGCAATGCAAAAATCTTTGAAGAAGCTGAAAAGAAGAAACTTTTAAAAAATTACAACGTACGTTATCCTTATCATGAAGTAACAAAACCGTTTTATGAACAGACGCTCGGCTACCATCCTGTTGATAGAATGCAATTGATTGATATCAACACGTGGTTAAGCGGTGACTTGCTGTTAAACGCGGATCGGACAACGATGGCGCATTCTTTAGAATTAAGAACGCCATTTTTGGACAAAGAAGTGTTTGAAGTAGCTAGACAAATACCAGCTAATTTAAGAATTGCACATGGAACAACAAAATACATTCTAAGAAAAGCTGTAGAAGGAATTGTTCCAGAAGATGTTATTTACCGTAAAAAATTAGGTTTTCCAGTTCCTATCCGTCATTGGCTTAAAGATGAGATGTATGACTGGGCTTTAACGATTATAAAAGAGTCTCAAACAGAACATTTATTGAATAAATCGTATATAGTGGATTTGCTTGATAAACACCGTACTGGCAAAATAGATTATTCGCGTAAAATATGGACAGCTTTAACATTTATGGTCTGGCATCGTATTTATGTAGAAAAATCTCAAGAATTTTTAACAGAGCCTCTAACTTATGCTGTTAAACAATAA